Proteins found in one Mytilus edulis chromosome 2, xbMytEdul2.2, whole genome shotgun sequence genomic segment:
- the LOC139512541 gene encoding lectin BRA-3-like: MTVGFILLSVIIAFSHALCPNGWRHFQDSCFLTKQKTLNWNDAQHACQGINARLAEVQTHAKVEFLRNMLSKEDGDWWIGAKDDVTEGQWRWASGELFDYTDWAPNEPNNDHDQDCLQMFKTDQYHWDDDRCDVAKHFICEKGFNSTLPVIG, encoded by the exons CGTTTAGTCACGCACTGTGTCCAAATGGTTGGCGTCATTTTCAAGACTCGTGTTTTCTGACGAAACAAAAAACATTAAACTGGAATGATGCCCAG CATGCCTGTCAGGGAATCAATGCAAGACTTGCTGAAGTTCAGACACACGCGAAGGTTGAATTCTTAAGGAACATGCTATCAAAAGAGGATGGAG attgGTGGATAGGAGCAAAAGATGACGTTACAGAAGGCCAATGGCGTTGGGCATCTGGCGAACTGTTCGACTACACTGACTGGGCTCCAAATGAACCGAACAATGATCATGACCAGGATTGTCTTCAGATGTTTAAGACAGACCAGTATCACTGGGATGACGACCGCTGTGATGTAGCCAAACATTTCATCTGTGAGAAAGG cttCAATTCAACGTTACCGGTTATTGGATGA